In a single window of the Hoyosella subflava DQS3-9A1 genome:
- a CDS encoding sulfate adenylyltransferase subunit 1, whose translation MSDLLRLATAGSVDDGKSTLVGRLLYDTKSVLADQIDAVTRASVDRGLSTPDLSLLVDGLRAEREQGITIDVAYRYFATPQRSFVLADTPGHVQYTRNTVSGASTAQLVILLVDARKGVIEQTRRHAAVMALLGVPKLVLAVNKIDLVEDPAAVFGQICDEFNALTAALGWGPDDVQEIPVSALFGDNIASRSERTPYYTGPSLIEHLEAVPVDAEPHNVGLRFPVQYVIRPRTADYPDYRGYAGQVAAGEVRTGDEIVVLPAGIRSTVTKIDTADGELDHAEAGRSVTLLLADDIDISRGDVIASPSDAPDAIDDFEATVCVLAEKPLRPGARLLLKQGTKTTQAIVGSIIERFDEQELTADPDPGTLSLNEIGRIHIRVAEPIVADNYRVNRHTGSFLLIDPSSGNTLAAGLVGDALSAVEIGERGVPT comes from the coding sequence ATGAGCGACCTTTTACGCCTGGCTACCGCAGGCAGCGTGGATGACGGTAAATCCACCCTTGTTGGCCGTTTGCTCTACGACACGAAATCCGTTCTCGCCGATCAGATTGACGCGGTCACCCGTGCGTCAGTGGACCGCGGCCTCTCCACACCGGACCTGTCGCTGCTCGTTGATGGCTTGCGCGCTGAACGCGAGCAGGGCATCACCATCGACGTGGCGTACCGCTACTTCGCGACGCCCCAGCGCTCGTTCGTGCTGGCAGACACCCCCGGGCATGTGCAGTACACGCGGAACACGGTCTCGGGCGCCTCGACAGCCCAGCTCGTGATTCTCCTCGTCGACGCCCGCAAGGGCGTCATCGAGCAGACGCGGCGTCACGCCGCCGTGATGGCGCTGCTGGGAGTACCGAAGCTGGTCCTGGCAGTGAACAAGATTGATCTCGTTGAAGATCCGGCCGCCGTATTCGGCCAGATTTGTGACGAGTTCAACGCACTCACCGCTGCGCTCGGCTGGGGCCCCGACGATGTCCAGGAAATCCCGGTGTCCGCGCTGTTCGGTGACAACATCGCGAGCCGTTCAGAGCGCACGCCTTACTACACGGGACCGTCTCTCATCGAGCACCTCGAGGCGGTGCCTGTCGATGCGGAGCCGCACAACGTGGGATTGCGATTCCCGGTCCAGTACGTCATTCGTCCCCGTACCGCCGACTATCCTGATTATCGTGGCTATGCGGGACAGGTCGCTGCAGGTGAAGTGCGCACCGGAGACGAGATTGTCGTTCTTCCCGCTGGTATCCGCTCCACTGTCACGAAGATCGACACTGCTGATGGTGAACTCGACCATGCTGAGGCTGGGCGGAGCGTGACTCTGCTCCTTGCAGACGACATCGACATTTCTCGCGGTGACGTGATCGCGTCCCCTTCGGATGCACCCGACGCGATCGACGACTTCGAAGCGACCGTGTGTGTCCTAGCGGAGAAGCCGCTGCGTCCGGGTGCACGTTTGCTGCTGAAACAGGGCACGAAAACCACACAGGCGATCGTTGGCTCCATCATCGAGCGTTTCGATGAGCAGGAACTGACCGCAGACCCTGATCCGGGCACTCTGTCGCTCAATGAGATCGGGCGCATCCACATCCGGGTAGCCGAGCCGATTGTCGCGGACAACTACCGCGTCAACCGGCACACCGGCAGTTTCCTGCTGATTGATCCGTCGAGTGGCAACACCCTCGCTGCAGGTCTTGTGGGTGATGCACTGTCCGCCGTGGAGATCGGCGAACGCGGCGTGCCCACCTGA
- the cysD gene encoding sulfate adenylyltransferase subunit CysD, giving the protein MAANFDTLTALEAESIHIFREVAGEFERPVILFSGGKDSTVLLHLAVKAFWPAPLPFPVLHVDTGHNFQEVLDFRDRMVEKYSLRLHVASVEDYIADGRLEERPDGIRNPLQTVPLLDAISEHRFDAVFGGGRRDEERSRAKERIFSLRNAFGQWDPKKQRPELWNLYNGRHSPGEHVRVFPLSNWTELDIWRYIARDNVELCPIYYAHDREVYQRDGMWLAPGPWGGPRSNETLESRSVRYRTVGDGSTTGAVLSDASDNFAILAEVAASRLTERGATRGDDRVSEAAMEDRKREGYF; this is encoded by the coding sequence ATGGCGGCAAACTTCGATACGCTGACCGCGCTCGAAGCCGAGTCGATTCATATCTTCCGTGAGGTCGCAGGCGAGTTCGAGCGTCCGGTCATTCTGTTCTCGGGCGGCAAAGACTCCACCGTGCTTCTGCACCTCGCAGTCAAGGCCTTCTGGCCCGCTCCCCTTCCGTTCCCGGTCCTGCACGTCGACACCGGGCACAACTTCCAGGAGGTCCTCGACTTCCGCGATCGCATGGTCGAGAAGTACAGCCTGCGCCTGCACGTAGCGAGTGTTGAGGACTACATCGCCGACGGCCGTCTGGAAGAACGCCCCGACGGTATCCGCAACCCATTGCAGACGGTCCCACTCCTCGACGCGATCAGTGAACACCGGTTCGATGCGGTGTTCGGTGGCGGCCGTCGCGACGAAGAACGCTCGCGGGCGAAGGAACGAATTTTCAGCCTCCGCAACGCTTTTGGTCAGTGGGATCCGAAGAAGCAGCGTCCCGAACTGTGGAACCTGTACAACGGACGGCACTCTCCGGGTGAACATGTGCGCGTGTTCCCGCTCAGCAACTGGACTGAGCTGGACATCTGGCGCTACATCGCCCGCGACAACGTCGAACTCTGCCCGATCTATTACGCACACGACCGCGAGGTTTACCAGCGTGACGGCATGTGGCTTGCGCCCGGCCCCTGGGGTGGGCCGCGTTCGAACGAGACGCTCGAGAGCCGTTCGGTGCGTTACCGCACGGTGGGTGACGGTTCCACAACAGGTGCGGTGCTGTCCGACGCGAGCGACAACTTCGCAATCCTCGCCGAGGTCGCGGCGTCGCGTTTGACCGAACGCGGAGCTACCCGCGGCGACGACCGGGTTTCGGAGGCCGCTATGGAGGACCGCAAGCGAGAGGGATATTTCTGA
- a CDS encoding phosphoadenylyl-sulfate reductase yields the protein MSIATETDLRRIAERGAADLDGASAEDLLRWTEENFGGRYIVASNMQDAVLVHLAAQVRPGVEILFLDTGYHFAETLGMRDASEAVYGVNIRNVTPEQTVAEQDASEGKDLFAREPNRCCALRKVAPLKKTLAGYDAWVTGIRRVEAPTRANAPLISYDEAFGLVKINPLAAWSDDDMQNYIDEHSILVNPLVDEGYPSIGCAPCTMKPAPGSDPRSGRWAGKNKIECGLHST from the coding sequence ATGAGTATCGCGACGGAAACAGATCTCCGGCGGATCGCCGAACGCGGCGCCGCTGACCTTGACGGTGCATCCGCCGAGGACTTGCTCCGCTGGACGGAAGAGAACTTTGGCGGCCGCTACATTGTCGCATCGAACATGCAGGACGCGGTGCTGGTTCATCTCGCAGCGCAGGTCCGGCCCGGGGTGGAGATCTTGTTTCTCGACACCGGCTACCATTTCGCGGAAACGCTCGGTATGCGTGATGCCAGCGAAGCTGTCTACGGCGTGAACATCCGCAACGTCACGCCCGAGCAGACGGTGGCTGAGCAGGACGCTTCGGAGGGCAAAGACCTCTTCGCCCGCGAGCCGAACCGCTGCTGTGCGCTCCGCAAAGTCGCGCCGCTGAAGAAAACCCTCGCAGGTTACGACGCCTGGGTTACCGGAATCCGCCGGGTTGAGGCGCCCACACGAGCGAACGCACCGCTCATCTCCTATGACGAGGCGTTCGGTTTGGTGAAGATCAACCCGCTCGCAGCGTGGTCCGACGACGACATGCAGAATTACATCGACGAGCACTCGATTCTGGTTAATCCGCTTGTCGACGAGGGGTACCCCTCAATCGGGTGTGCGCCGTGCACCATGAAGCCAGCACCCGGCTCAGATCCGCGCAGCGGTCGCTGGGCGGGCAAAAACAAGATTGAATGTGGGTTGCACTCAACATGA
- a CDS encoding nitrite/sulfite reductase, with the protein MSSAHDAASPAEPTAAPVRRERPARTATKAGGANGAAAGGRARAARPKRRKAEGQWKLGYREPLNPNEQTKKDDNPLNVRQRIENIYAIRGFDSIDKADLRGRFRWYGLYTQRKQGYDGSWTGDENIDIIEDSYFMLRIRVDGGQLNLEQLRTIGQISKEFGRDTADLSDRQNVQCHWIRVEDVPEIWRRVEGCGLTTTEACGDTPRIVLGSPLAGLAEDEVLDPTPAIEEIVRRYVGDPRYSNLPRKFKTAMSGLQDVAHEVNDCAFIGVNHPEHGPGLDVWVGGGLSTNPMIGQRLGVWVPLEEAPDVWEGIVSIFRDYGYRRLRARARIKFLVKDWGPEKFREVLETEYLGRKLIDGPAPEPLTKPRDHVGVQKLKNGNYAVGVAPIAGRVSGTTLLAVADAAERAGTDKVRLTPYQKLIIVDVPEDKVEPLIAELDGLGLPARPSLWRRNLMACTGIEFCKLSFVETRKRSQDLVPELERRLKDLNEKLDTAVTININGCPNSCARAQVADIGFKGQLVPDEDGNHVEGFQVHLGGHLGLEPAFGRKLRGHKVTTEELGDYVERVVRNFADSRVNGEHFADWAVRAGEELLR; encoded by the coding sequence ATGTCGTCAGCCCACGACGCTGCCTCCCCAGCTGAGCCGACCGCGGCTCCCGTGCGCCGTGAGCGGCCTGCACGGACCGCCACGAAGGCTGGTGGAGCGAACGGCGCCGCAGCAGGGGGCCGTGCCCGGGCCGCACGGCCGAAGCGTCGCAAAGCCGAGGGCCAGTGGAAACTCGGGTATCGCGAACCGCTGAACCCGAATGAGCAGACGAAGAAGGATGACAATCCCCTCAACGTTCGCCAGCGTATCGAGAACATCTACGCGATCCGTGGTTTCGACAGCATCGACAAAGCCGATCTTCGCGGGCGTTTCCGCTGGTACGGTCTCTACACCCAGCGCAAGCAGGGGTATGACGGCAGCTGGACCGGCGATGAGAACATCGACATCATCGAAGACAGCTACTTCATGCTGCGCATCCGGGTTGACGGCGGGCAGCTGAACCTTGAACAGCTGCGGACCATCGGCCAGATCTCGAAAGAGTTCGGCCGCGACACGGCCGACCTGTCCGACCGCCAGAACGTCCAGTGCCACTGGATCCGGGTCGAGGACGTGCCGGAGATCTGGCGCCGCGTCGAAGGGTGCGGCCTCACCACCACGGAAGCGTGCGGCGACACACCTCGCATCGTTCTCGGTTCACCGCTAGCTGGCCTGGCTGAGGATGAGGTCCTGGACCCGACACCGGCCATCGAGGAGATCGTTCGCCGCTACGTCGGTGATCCGCGGTACTCGAACCTGCCCCGCAAGTTCAAGACAGCGATGTCGGGCCTTCAGGACGTCGCGCACGAGGTGAACGACTGCGCTTTCATTGGTGTGAACCATCCAGAGCATGGGCCCGGACTCGACGTGTGGGTCGGCGGTGGGCTCTCGACCAACCCCATGATCGGGCAGCGCCTCGGTGTCTGGGTGCCTCTGGAGGAAGCGCCCGATGTGTGGGAAGGCATCGTATCGATCTTCCGCGACTACGGGTACCGCAGGTTGCGGGCCCGGGCACGCATCAAATTCCTGGTGAAGGACTGGGGACCTGAAAAGTTCCGTGAAGTCCTGGAAACTGAGTACTTAGGCAGAAAGCTGATCGACGGCCCGGCACCTGAACCACTGACAAAGCCGCGTGACCATGTCGGCGTACAGAAACTTAAGAACGGCAACTATGCCGTCGGGGTCGCGCCCATCGCCGGTCGCGTGTCGGGAACCACACTTCTCGCTGTGGCCGACGCAGCCGAGCGGGCTGGCACGGACAAAGTCCGCCTCACTCCGTACCAGAAGCTGATCATTGTCGATGTTCCCGAGGATAAGGTCGAGCCGTTGATCGCTGAGCTCGACGGGCTCGGGCTCCCCGCCCGCCCGTCACTCTGGCGCCGGAACCTCATGGCCTGCACCGGCATCGAGTTCTGCAAGCTGTCCTTCGTCGAGACACGGAAGCGTTCGCAGGATCTTGTTCCTGAGCTTGAGCGGCGCCTCAAAGATCTCAACGAAAAACTCGACACCGCGGTGACGATCAACATCAACGGCTGCCCCAACTCCTGCGCCCGTGCACAGGTGGCAGACATTGGGTTCAAGGGCCAACTCGTCCCGGACGAGGACGGCAATCACGTCGAGGGCTTCCAAGTTCATCTTGGTGGTCACCTCGGCCTCGAACCAGCCTTCGGGCGCAAGCTCCGCGGCCATAAGGTCACCACCGAAGAACTCGGTGACTATGTAGAGCGTGTCGTACGCAATTTCGCTGACAGCCGCGTGAACGGCGAGCACTTCGCCGACTGGGCCGTGCGAGCCGGCGAAGAACTGCTTCGGTGA
- the hemW gene encoding radical SAM family heme chaperone HemW → MSLPAHELVLPASAMSTVPERRFGIYVHVPFCATRCGYCDFNTYTAGELGSSASPESWLEAFKRETELAAKMLSAAGVPQADSVFVGGGTPSLLGAAALADVIDTISNTFGIRPNAEVTTEANPESTSPQFFQTIREAGFTRVSLGMQSAAQHVLAALDRTHTPGRAISAAQEAREAGFKHVNLDLIYGTPGERDSDLDASLDAVLAAGADHVSAYALIVEDGTALARRIRKGEMPAPDDDVLAARYELIDSRLAGAGFQWYEVSNWAANEEAICRHNVGYWNESNWWGIGPGAHSHVGGVRWWNAKHPARYADQLASGFLPVGGVETLSAEDQHLEYVMLAVRMRAGLALRRLSSAERAAAERCADEGLAEIAEGRLRLTGRGRLLADGVVRQIVTAE, encoded by the coding sequence ATGTCACTCCCCGCCCACGAGTTAGTCCTCCCGGCGTCGGCCATGAGCACGGTGCCTGAAAGGCGCTTCGGCATCTACGTGCACGTCCCGTTCTGCGCGACGCGCTGCGGCTACTGCGATTTCAACACTTACACCGCCGGGGAACTCGGCAGTTCGGCATCGCCGGAATCCTGGCTCGAGGCGTTCAAGCGAGAGACGGAACTCGCGGCGAAAATGCTGAGTGCGGCAGGGGTACCGCAGGCTGACTCCGTCTTCGTGGGTGGCGGGACGCCGTCGCTACTGGGTGCCGCGGCTCTTGCTGACGTTATCGACACGATCTCGAACACGTTCGGCATACGGCCGAACGCTGAGGTCACCACGGAAGCGAACCCGGAGTCCACATCGCCACAGTTCTTTCAGACTATTCGCGAGGCAGGCTTTACCAGGGTCTCTCTGGGCATGCAGTCGGCTGCACAGCACGTGCTGGCAGCGCTTGACCGGACCCACACGCCGGGACGCGCCATTTCCGCGGCTCAAGAAGCACGCGAGGCGGGATTTAAACACGTGAATCTCGACCTCATCTACGGCACTCCTGGCGAACGTGACAGCGACCTCGACGCGTCGCTCGACGCGGTTCTCGCAGCTGGCGCTGACCATGTATCGGCCTACGCACTCATAGTCGAAGACGGTACGGCGCTGGCGCGCCGGATCAGGAAGGGCGAGATGCCCGCGCCCGATGATGACGTGCTTGCAGCGAGGTATGAGCTGATCGACTCGCGTCTCGCCGGAGCTGGGTTTCAGTGGTACGAAGTATCGAACTGGGCCGCGAATGAGGAGGCTATCTGCCGCCACAACGTCGGCTACTGGAACGAGTCGAACTGGTGGGGAATAGGGCCCGGAGCGCACAGTCATGTTGGGGGTGTGCGCTGGTGGAACGCCAAACATCCAGCTCGCTACGCGGATCAACTCGCTTCCGGTTTTTTGCCGGTAGGAGGCGTCGAGACACTGTCCGCGGAAGATCAGCACCTCGAGTACGTGATGCTCGCGGTGCGGATGCGGGCTGGCCTCGCGCTTCGCCGGTTGTCTTCCGCGGAGCGTGCTGCAGCAGAGAGATGCGCCGATGAGGGGCTTGCTGAGATCGCCGAGGGTAGGCTGCGGCTGACTGGCCGGGGACGTCTGCTTGCGGACGGTGTGGTGAGACAGATCGTGACCGCAGAATGA
- the hrcA gene encoding heat-inducible transcriptional repressor HrcA, translating into MPSTDDRRFAVLQAIVSDYVSTHEPVGSKALVDRHGLGVSSATVRNDMAVLEAEGYIRQPHTSSGRVPTDKGYRQFVDRIAEVKPLSHGERRAIMEFLEGGVDLDDVLRRAVRLLAQLTRQVAVLQYPTLTSSKVRHIEVVPLNPARLLLVVIMDTGRVDQRLVELGDVISEEQVSTLRVLLGQALEGKHLSAASVAVAELANQVEHDMRDPVVRSATVLVETLVERSEDRLVLGGTSNLTANAADFGGSPGAMLQILEALEEQVVVLKLLAAAQHPGMVTVRIGEEMEDEQIRATSVISTGYGAAGATFGGVGVLGPTRMDYPWAIAAVSAVARYVGEVLSAR; encoded by the coding sequence ATGCCGAGCACAGATGACAGGCGTTTCGCGGTGTTGCAAGCCATCGTGTCGGACTACGTTTCGACGCATGAGCCGGTCGGATCCAAGGCTCTGGTTGATCGTCACGGGCTAGGAGTGTCGAGCGCCACGGTTCGTAACGACATGGCCGTCCTCGAAGCTGAGGGCTACATTCGGCAGCCACACACGTCGTCAGGGCGGGTGCCGACGGACAAGGGGTATCGGCAATTCGTTGACCGGATAGCCGAAGTCAAGCCACTCTCGCACGGCGAGCGGCGCGCGATCATGGAGTTTCTTGAGGGCGGTGTCGACCTCGATGACGTCTTGCGCCGCGCGGTACGTCTGCTCGCCCAACTCACCCGCCAGGTCGCCGTTCTGCAGTACCCGACTTTGACGTCCTCGAAAGTGCGGCATATCGAGGTCGTGCCGCTGAACCCAGCGCGCTTGCTGCTTGTGGTGATCATGGATACCGGACGGGTGGACCAGCGGCTGGTGGAACTTGGTGACGTCATCAGTGAAGAGCAAGTGAGCACCCTCCGTGTGTTGCTTGGCCAAGCGCTCGAAGGTAAACACCTTTCAGCAGCCTCGGTCGCCGTTGCTGAACTAGCGAATCAGGTCGAGCATGACATGCGCGACCCAGTGGTGCGGTCAGCGACAGTCCTCGTCGAGACGCTCGTTGAGCGCAGCGAGGACCGGCTGGTTCTCGGCGGGACCTCGAATCTGACAGCCAATGCTGCTGACTTTGGCGGCAGCCCGGGGGCGATGCTGCAGATTCTCGAGGCGCTCGAGGAGCAAGTTGTCGTCCTCAAACTTCTCGCTGCGGCTCAGCACCCGGGAATGGTGACGGTCCGGATCGGTGAGGAAATGGAAGACGAGCAGATCCGGGCGACATCTGTCATTTCGACAGGATACGGCGCCGCGGGTGCAACCTTCGGCGGCGTTGGTGTGCTCGGCCCGACGCGTATGGACTACCCGTGGGCAATCGCCGCTGTGTCAGCGGTCGCCCGTTACGTGGGGGAGGTCCTCTCCGCGAGATGA
- the dnaJ gene encoding molecular chaperone DnaJ, whose amino-acid sequence MARDYYGTLGVSKTATDQEIKRAYRKLAREFHPDVNPDPAAQERFKDATTAYEILSDPQKRKVVDMGGDPLDGPGGGAGAGFGAQGFGGLGDVFEAFFGGAGGMGSRGPRSRVQPGADALLKVRLDLAECAQGVTKDVTVDTAILCDTCQGSGANGNSKPVQCETCRGAGEIQSVQRSFLGQVMTTRQCPTCNGFGQIIPDPCRKCAGEGRVRARRDIAVRIPAGVANGMRVRLASQGEVGPGGGPAGDLYVEVVEQPHEVFVRDGDSLHCTVKIPMVDAALGTTVTVESLIDGPIELSVEPGTQPGAVATIPGQGMPRLRAGTRGDLYAHLEVVIPTKLDGKQADLLESFRSARGRDAAEVVTSASHHGSKIFSKLRDFVSGR is encoded by the coding sequence GTGGCACGTGACTATTACGGGACGCTCGGCGTTTCCAAGACGGCGACTGATCAGGAGATCAAGCGCGCGTACCGGAAGCTCGCACGGGAATTTCACCCTGATGTGAATCCCGACCCGGCGGCCCAGGAACGGTTCAAAGACGCGACGACGGCGTATGAGATTCTGAGCGACCCGCAGAAGCGGAAGGTCGTCGACATGGGCGGTGACCCACTCGACGGTCCAGGCGGAGGCGCCGGAGCAGGTTTTGGGGCGCAGGGGTTCGGTGGCCTCGGTGACGTGTTCGAGGCGTTCTTCGGCGGTGCCGGGGGAATGGGGTCACGCGGCCCTCGCAGTCGTGTCCAGCCCGGCGCTGATGCCCTCCTGAAGGTTCGGCTCGACCTCGCTGAGTGTGCTCAGGGTGTCACCAAGGACGTCACCGTGGACACCGCGATCTTGTGCGATACGTGTCAGGGGTCCGGCGCGAATGGCAACTCGAAGCCAGTACAGTGCGAGACCTGCCGCGGGGCGGGCGAAATCCAGTCGGTTCAGCGCAGTTTCCTCGGACAGGTCATGACGACCAGGCAGTGCCCGACATGCAACGGTTTCGGTCAGATCATCCCTGACCCGTGCCGGAAGTGCGCTGGCGAAGGTCGCGTGCGTGCCCGCCGCGACATCGCTGTGCGCATACCGGCAGGTGTGGCAAACGGGATGCGTGTCCGGCTCGCAAGTCAAGGCGAAGTGGGTCCGGGCGGCGGTCCCGCTGGAGACCTCTACGTCGAGGTTGTCGAGCAGCCGCACGAGGTCTTCGTGCGTGACGGTGACTCTCTGCACTGCACAGTCAAAATTCCCATGGTTGATGCGGCGCTGGGCACCACTGTCACTGTCGAGAGCCTCATCGACGGCCCGATCGAGTTGTCGGTGGAGCCAGGCACTCAGCCGGGTGCAGTCGCCACGATTCCAGGCCAGGGCATGCCGCGGCTGCGGGCGGGTACACGCGGTGATTTGTATGCGCACCTCGAGGTAGTGATCCCGACGAAACTTGACGGCAAGCAGGCGGACCTTCTCGAGTCGTTCCGGAGTGCACGTGGACGCGACGCAGCCGAAGTGGTCACCAGCGCATCGCACCACGGCAGCAAAATTTTCTCTAAGCTCCGGGACTTCGTGAGCGGGCGCTGA
- a CDS encoding 16S rRNA (uracil(1498)-N(3))-methyltransferase, protein MAATVFYLDPLPPSAGDLAVLDGPEGRHAATVRRIRTGEQVVLADGQGGVAWGTVVTVGKDTLEVRVERRESIAKPVPRVVVVQALPKSDRSELAVELMTEAGADEIIPWEAARCVARWQGPKAHKNVERWQRVAASAAKQSRRAHVPLVHPLAASREVASAIAATVAASGAAVVLHEDATEALAPVVHAVGDVRSILLIVGPEGGVSPDEAEQFTQAGAHPVRLGPTILRTSTAAAVTLGALGVLTARWDNAPMRY, encoded by the coding sequence GTGGCGGCGACGGTCTTCTATCTCGACCCACTGCCGCCCAGTGCCGGGGACCTAGCCGTCCTCGACGGGCCAGAAGGCCGACATGCTGCGACGGTTCGGCGAATCAGAACTGGCGAGCAGGTGGTTTTGGCCGACGGGCAGGGAGGTGTTGCGTGGGGGACCGTGGTGACCGTCGGCAAAGACACCCTTGAGGTTCGAGTTGAGCGCCGGGAATCCATCGCTAAGCCTGTACCACGGGTTGTGGTGGTCCAGGCGCTTCCCAAGTCGGACCGGTCCGAGCTTGCAGTCGAGTTGATGACTGAGGCGGGTGCGGACGAGATTATCCCTTGGGAGGCAGCTCGGTGCGTCGCGCGCTGGCAGGGCCCGAAGGCCCACAAGAACGTTGAACGCTGGCAACGTGTGGCTGCCAGCGCGGCGAAGCAGTCGCGGCGCGCACATGTCCCGCTGGTTCATCCGCTTGCGGCCAGCCGCGAGGTCGCGTCTGCGATCGCTGCGACCGTTGCAGCGAGCGGAGCAGCGGTAGTCCTCCACGAAGACGCGACCGAGGCGCTTGCTCCTGTCGTGCACGCGGTCGGCGATGTTCGATCGATCCTCCTCATCGTGGGCCCCGAAGGCGGAGTGAGCCCCGACGAGGCGGAACAATTCACGCAAGCCGGTGCGCACCCTGTGCGTTTGGGCCCGACAATTCTGCGCACTTCCACTGCTGCCGCGGTGACACTCGGTGCACTGGGGGTGCTGACGGCGCGCTGGGACAACGCTCCGATGAGATATTGA
- a CDS encoding DUF1876 domain-containing protein, with translation MQDKHWSVEILIDERNGQTHAEARLHADEGSRKLVGTGVARKNPDDRDVPLIGDELAAARALADLSHQLIEQTASDIESSTHVPAHVTT, from the coding sequence ATGCAGGACAAGCACTGGTCGGTAGAGATCCTTATCGATGAGAGAAATGGGCAGACGCACGCTGAAGCCCGGCTTCATGCCGATGAAGGCTCGCGAAAGCTTGTCGGCACCGGAGTCGCCCGGAAGAACCCGGACGATCGGGACGTCCCTCTAATCGGTGACGAATTAGCCGCGGCGCGTGCGCTCGCTGATCTTTCACATCAGCTGATTGAGCAAACGGCTTCAGACATCGAGTCGAGCACACACGTGCCAGCGCACGTGACGACGTAG
- a CDS encoding PhoH family protein: MQLPPQSVLPLLGSADENLRLLENLLDADIHVRGNEVTLSGLASDVALAERVIGELLTIARRDQHLPTDVVERSVAMLTDGTATSPAEVLSLDIISRRGKTIRPKTLNQKTYVDSIDAATIVFGIGPAGTGKTYLAMAKAVQALQAKQVNRIILTRPAVEAGERLGFLPGTLNEKIDPYLRPLYDALHDMIDPEAIPKLMQAGVIEVAPLAYMRGRTLNDAFIILDEAQNTTREQMKMFLTRLGFGSKIVVTGDVTQVDLPTGTRSGLHVATEILAGIEGIHLIRLTSGDVVRHRLVSDIVDAYERFEEEDNSEDARRFANRAQRRAEHRFPRR, encoded by the coding sequence ATGCAGTTGCCGCCGCAATCGGTGCTACCGCTGCTCGGGTCGGCGGATGAAAATCTGAGGTTGCTGGAGAATCTTCTCGACGCAGACATCCACGTTCGCGGTAACGAGGTTACGCTGTCTGGGCTGGCGTCAGATGTCGCGCTCGCAGAGCGTGTGATTGGCGAGCTCTTGACCATCGCGCGCCGTGATCAGCACCTCCCCACGGATGTCGTCGAAAGATCAGTGGCCATGCTCACGGACGGCACTGCCACGTCACCTGCTGAGGTACTGAGCCTCGACATTATCTCCCGGCGCGGCAAGACCATCCGCCCGAAGACTCTGAACCAGAAAACGTATGTCGACTCGATTGATGCGGCAACGATCGTTTTCGGTATCGGTCCTGCCGGTACAGGCAAGACCTACCTCGCGATGGCGAAGGCCGTTCAAGCACTGCAAGCCAAGCAGGTCAATCGCATCATCCTCACCCGGCCCGCAGTGGAAGCCGGGGAGCGCCTCGGCTTCCTCCCAGGCACCTTGAACGAGAAGATCGACCCGTATCTGCGTCCGCTGTACGACGCGCTGCACGACATGATTGACCCTGAGGCGATCCCCAAGCTCATGCAGGCGGGTGTCATCGAGGTGGCGCCACTGGCATACATGCGCGGCCGCACGCTTAACGATGCCTTCATCATTCTCGACGAGGCCCAAAACACGACACGCGAGCAGATGAAAATGTTCCTCACTCGCTTGGGGTTCGGGTCGAAGATCGTGGTGACCGGTGACGTGACACAGGTGGACCTCCCCACTGGAACGCGTTCAGGCCTGCACGTCGCGACAGAAATCCTCGCTGGCATCGAAGGAATTCACCTGATACGCCTCACGAGTGGGGACGTGGTGCGGCATAGGTTGGTGTCGGATATCGTCGACGCTTACGAACGGTTCGAGGAAGAGGACAACTCGGAAGACGCGCGGCGCTTCGCCAACAGGGCTCAGCGGCGTGCCGAGCATCGGTTTCCTCGCAGGTGA